From a single Pseudomonas cremoricolorata genomic region:
- a CDS encoding LON peptidase substrate-binding domain-containing protein, whose amino-acid sequence MTLPLFPLNTVLFPGCLLDLQIFEARYLDMIGRCMKQGEGFGVVCIHEGEQVGQAPTGIASLGCEALIRDFVQQDNGLLGIRVEGARRFKVRHTEVQKDQLLLGEPTWLSEHADSALAEEDDDLLALLLALGEHPMVKALDMPLAITGRQALANQLGYLLPFTEQDKLDLLAIDSPGQRLDAIQVLLERLQGELFD is encoded by the coding sequence ATGACCTTACCGCTGTTTCCGCTCAATACCGTGCTGTTCCCAGGCTGCTTGCTCGATTTGCAGATCTTCGAGGCGCGCTACCTGGACATGATCGGCCGCTGCATGAAACAGGGTGAAGGCTTTGGCGTGGTGTGCATCCATGAGGGCGAGCAGGTCGGCCAGGCGCCGACAGGCATCGCCAGCCTTGGCTGTGAGGCGCTGATCCGTGACTTCGTGCAGCAGGACAACGGCCTGCTGGGCATTCGCGTCGAAGGTGCTCGGCGTTTCAAGGTGAGGCACACCGAGGTGCAGAAGGACCAACTGCTGCTCGGCGAGCCGACTTGGTTGAGCGAGCACGCCGACAGCGCTCTGGCGGAGGAGGACGACGACCTGCTCGCCCTGCTGCTGGCGCTGGGAGAACACCCGATGGTCAAGGCGCTGGACATGCCGCTGGCGATCACCGGGCGGCAGGCGCTGGCCAATCAGCTCGGTTACCTGCTGCCGTTCACCGAGCAGGACAAGCTCGACTTGCTGGCGATCGACTCGCCCGGGCAGCGCCTGGATGCGATCCAGGTGCTGCTCGAACGTCTGCAGGGAGAACTGTTCGACTGA
- the nadD gene encoding nicotinate-nucleotide adenylyltransferase, which yields MWWWATVNCAVRSRADLTQPPAARRIGILGGTFDPVHIGHLRSALEVVELMQLDELRLLPNARPPHRETPQVTAQQRLAMVCGAVEGAAPLRVDARELARDKPSYTIDTLESLRAELGADDQLFMVLGWDAFCGLPSWHRWEELLQHCHILVLQRPDADVEPPFELRNLLAARSESDPTAMSGPAGNISFVWQTPLAVSATQIRQLLASGKSVRFLVPDAVLAYIEAHDLYRASN from the coding sequence ATGTGGTGGTGGGCGACGGTCAACTGCGCGGTCAGGAGCCGTGCTGATTTGACCCAGCCCCCGGCAGCCCGGCGCATCGGCATTCTCGGCGGTACGTTCGACCCGGTGCATATCGGCCACTTGCGCAGCGCGCTGGAAGTGGTCGAGCTGATGCAGCTGGACGAACTGCGCCTGCTGCCCAACGCCCGGCCGCCGCACCGCGAGACCCCGCAGGTCACCGCGCAGCAGCGTCTGGCCATGGTCTGCGGCGCGGTAGAGGGTGCGGCGCCATTGCGCGTCGATGCCCGTGAGCTGGCCCGCGACAAACCGTCCTACACCATCGACACCCTGGAGTCGTTGCGCGCCGAGCTGGGCGCTGACGACCAGCTGTTCATGGTGCTGGGCTGGGATGCCTTCTGTGGACTGCCCAGTTGGCACCGCTGGGAAGAATTGCTGCAACACTGTCACATCCTGGTGCTGCAACGCCCGGATGCCGACGTTGAACCCCCTTTTGAGCTGCGCAACCTGCTGGCTGCACGCTCCGAGAGCGATCCCACCGCCATGTCCGGCCCGGCGGGAAACATTTCGTTCGTCTGGCAGACACCGCTTGCGGTGTCTGCCACGCAGATCCGACAGCTGCTGGCCAGCGGCAAGTCGGTGCGGTTCCTGGTGCCGGACGCAGTACTGGCCTACATAGAGGCGCACGACTTGTACCGTGCGTCTAACTGA
- the rlmH gene encoding 23S rRNA (pseudouridine(1915)-N(3))-methyltransferase RlmH, whose product MRLRLIAVGSRMPKWVEEGWHEYAKRLPAEMALELVEIPLNTRGKNADVTRLIRQEGDAMLSKVQPGERIVTLEVHGKPWSTEQLAGELDRWRLDARTVNLMVGGPEGLAPQVCARAEQRWSLSPLTLPHPLVRILIGEQIYRAWTVLSGHPYHK is encoded by the coding sequence GTGCGTCTGCGTCTGATCGCGGTTGGTTCGCGCATGCCCAAGTGGGTGGAGGAAGGCTGGCACGAGTACGCCAAGCGCCTGCCTGCGGAAATGGCCCTGGAACTGGTTGAAATCCCGCTCAACACCCGCGGCAAGAATGCCGACGTCACCCGCCTGATTCGTCAGGAGGGCGACGCCATGTTGAGCAAGGTGCAGCCCGGTGAGCGCATCGTCACCCTCGAAGTCCACGGCAAGCCGTGGAGTACCGAGCAACTGGCCGGTGAACTCGACCGCTGGCGGCTGGATGCGCGCACCGTCAATCTGATGGTCGGTGGGCCGGAAGGCCTGGCGCCGCAAGTGTGCGCGCGGGCCGAGCAGCGCTGGTCGCTGTCGCCGCTGACCTTGCCGCACCCGTTGGTAAGGATACTGATCGGCGAGCAGATCTACCGCGCCTGGACCGTGTTGTCCGGGCATCCCTACCACAAATGA
- the rsfS gene encoding ribosome silencing factor: protein MTKQKIHGEELVELTKAALEDVKAQDIQVIDVRDKHSLTDYMIIATGTSNRQINAMLEKVREAVKAKGAQPLGEEGKGDSDWVLLDLNDVIVHMMTAAARQFYDLERLWVGAEQSRAADGKHHSPENATHDYFEKLKDRE from the coding sequence ATGACCAAGCAGAAAATCCACGGCGAAGAACTGGTCGAGCTGACCAAGGCCGCGCTGGAAGACGTCAAGGCCCAGGACATCCAGGTGATCGACGTGCGCGACAAGCACAGCCTCACCGACTACATGATCATCGCCACCGGTACTTCCAACCGGCAGATCAACGCGATGCTGGAAAAGGTCCGTGAAGCGGTCAAGGCCAAGGGCGCACAGCCGCTGGGCGAAGAAGGCAAGGGCGACAGCGACTGGGTGCTGCTCGACCTCAACGACGTCATCGTGCACATGATGACCGCCGCTGCCCGCCAGTTCTACGACCTCGAGCGTCTGTGGGTCGGTGCCGAGCAGAGCCGCGCCGCTGATGGCAAGCACCACAGCCCGGAAAACGCCACCCACGACTACTTCGAAAAGCTCAAGGATCGGGAATAG
- a CDS encoding DNA-3-methyladenine glycosylase, whose product MTQPAPSPYPALPDTFFNRDAQTVAKDLLGKVIRHRHEGLWLAARIIETEAYYLSDKGSHASLGFTEKRKALFLDGGHIYMYYARGGDSLNFSAEGPGNAVLIKAAYPWLDARSDANSLARMQLNNPDASGNVRPAERLCAGQTLLCRSLGLKVPDWDAQRFDPQRLYVEDCANPVPEVIQTTRLGIPQGRDEHLPYRFVDAQYARFCTRNPLRRGQVEGRDFFLLQQQGS is encoded by the coding sequence ATGACCCAGCCCGCCCCTTCGCCCTACCCGGCTCTGCCCGATACCTTCTTCAACCGTGACGCCCAGACCGTCGCCAAGGACCTGCTCGGCAAGGTCATTCGTCATCGCCATGAGGGTCTGTGGCTGGCGGCGCGCATCATCGAAACCGAAGCCTATTACCTCAGCGACAAGGGCAGCCATGCCTCGCTGGGCTTTACCGAAAAGCGCAAGGCGCTGTTCCTCGACGGCGGGCATATCTACATGTATTACGCCCGCGGCGGTGACTCGCTGAACTTCAGCGCCGAAGGGCCAGGCAACGCGGTGCTGATCAAGGCCGCCTACCCGTGGCTGGATGCGCGCAGCGACGCCAACAGCCTGGCGCGCATGCAACTGAACAATCCCGACGCCAGCGGCAACGTGCGCCCGGCCGAGCGCCTGTGTGCCGGCCAGACCCTGCTCTGTCGATCCCTGGGCCTGAAGGTGCCGGACTGGGACGCGCAGCGCTTCGATCCGCAGCGGCTGTACGTCGAGGACTGCGCCAACCCCGTGCCGGAGGTGATCCAGACCACCCGCCTGGGCATTCCACAGGGCCGCGACGAACATCTGCCCTACCGCTTCGTCGACGCCCAGTACGCGCGCTTCTGCACACGGAACCCCCTGCGCCGGGGCCAAGTCGAAGGCCGAGACTTTTTCCTCCTGCAACAACAAGGAAGCTGA
- a CDS encoding glutamate-5-semialdehyde dehydrogenase: MTESVLDYMTRLGRAARQASRVIGRASAAQKNRALHAAADALDAAREELTAANEQDLAAGRANGLEPALLDRLALTPARIDGMITGLRQVAALPDPVGAIRDMSYRPSGIQVGKMRVPLGVIGIIYESRPNVTIDAASLCLKSGNATILRGGSEAIHSNRAVARCIQRGLAAADLPAAVVQVVETTDREAVGALISMPEYVDVIVPRGGRGLIERISRDARVPVIKHLDGICHVYVAEHAELDKAQRIALNAKTYRYGICGAMETLLVDQRVAAAFLPSMAEALLAKGVELRGCERTQALIDVLPASEQDWHTEYLAPILSIRVVEGLEQAIEHINHYGSHHTDAIVTEHQGQARQFMTEVDSASVMLNAPTCFADGFEYGLGAEIGISTDKLHARGPVGLEGLTCEKYVVVGDGQLRGQEPC; the protein is encoded by the coding sequence ATGACTGAGTCCGTTCTTGACTACATGACCCGCCTGGGTCGCGCCGCCCGCCAGGCGTCGCGGGTCATCGGCCGTGCCAGCGCCGCGCAGAAGAACCGCGCCCTGCATGCCGCCGCTGACGCGCTGGACGCTGCCCGTGAAGAGCTCACCGCGGCCAACGAGCAAGACCTCGCCGCCGGTCGCGCCAACGGTCTTGAGCCCGCGTTGCTCGACCGTCTGGCGCTGACCCCGGCGCGCATCGACGGCATGATCACCGGCCTGCGCCAGGTCGCGGCATTGCCCGACCCGGTCGGCGCGATCCGCGACATGAGCTACCGGCCCTCGGGCATCCAGGTCGGCAAGATGCGCGTACCGCTGGGGGTCATCGGCATCATCTACGAATCACGCCCGAACGTGACCATCGACGCCGCCAGCCTGTGCCTGAAGTCGGGTAACGCGACCATTCTGCGTGGCGGCTCGGAAGCCATTCATTCCAACCGCGCCGTCGCCCGCTGCATTCAGCGTGGCCTGGCCGCCGCCGATTTGCCGGCCGCCGTGGTGCAGGTGGTGGAAACCACCGACCGCGAAGCCGTTGGCGCGTTGATCAGCATGCCCGAGTACGTCGATGTCATCGTCCCGCGCGGTGGCCGTGGCCTGATCGAGCGCATCAGCCGCGACGCCCGCGTGCCGGTGATCAAGCACCTCGACGGCATCTGCCATGTCTACGTCGCCGAACACGCCGAGCTGGACAAGGCCCAGCGCATCGCCCTCAACGCCAAGACCTACCGCTATGGCATCTGCGGCGCCATGGAAACGCTGCTGGTCGACCAGCGCGTGGCCGCGGCCTTCCTGCCGTCGATGGCCGAGGCGCTGCTGGCCAAGGGCGTCGAGCTGCGCGGCTGCGAGCGCACCCAGGCGCTGATCGACGTGCTGCCGGCCAGCGAACAGGACTGGCACACCGAGTACCTGGCGCCGATCCTGTCGATTCGCGTGGTCGAGGGGCTGGAACAGGCCATCGAGCACATCAATCATTACGGCTCGCACCACACCGATGCCATCGTCACCGAACACCAGGGCCAGGCCCGTCAGTTCATGACTGAAGTCGATTCCGCTTCGGTCATGCTCAATGCGCCAACCTGCTTCGCCGATGGCTTCGAGTATGGCCTGGGCGCCGAAATCGGCATCTCCACCGACAAGCTGCATGCGCGCGGTCCAGTGGGCCTGGAAGGGCTGACCTGCGAGAAGTATGTGGTGGTGGGCGACGGTCAACTGCGCGGTCAGGAGCCGTGCTGA
- a CDS encoding LrgB family protein: MNPDWQGALDAVVHHPLFGIGITLGAYQLAVAAYDKTRWIFLQPVLVSMLLVISVLLLCGIHYPEYRKSTEILNILLGPATVALAVPLYLNLRRIRQLFWPTFTTLVIGGVFATVACVALGYWFGAEHMILMTMAPKSVTSPIAMLVAEQIGGVAALAAVFVLITGVLGAIFGPALLDRFGVTSPEARGMSLGVTAHAVGTSVALQEGDECGAFAALAMSLMGVATAVFLPLAVSVIA, translated from the coding sequence ATGAACCCGGACTGGCAAGGCGCGCTGGACGCAGTGGTGCATCACCCGCTGTTCGGCATCGGTATCACCCTGGGCGCCTATCAACTGGCGGTGGCGGCCTACGACAAGACCCGCTGGATCTTCCTGCAACCGGTGCTGGTGTCGATGCTGCTGGTGATCAGCGTACTGCTGCTGTGCGGCATTCACTACCCCGAATACCGCAAGAGCACGGAAATCCTCAATATCCTCCTGGGCCCGGCCACGGTCGCCCTGGCCGTGCCGCTGTACCTGAACCTGCGGCGCATTCGCCAGCTGTTCTGGCCGACCTTCACTACGCTGGTGATCGGTGGCGTGTTCGCCACCGTGGCTTGCGTGGCGCTGGGCTACTGGTTTGGCGCCGAACACATGATCCTGATGACCATGGCACCGAAGTCGGTGACCTCACCGATCGCCATGCTGGTGGCCGAGCAGATCGGCGGCGTGGCGGCCTTGGCGGCGGTGTTCGTGCTGATTACCGGGGTGCTGGGGGCGATCTTCGGCCCGGCCTTGCTCGACCGCTTCGGGGTCACCAGCCCGGAGGCGCGGGGTATGTCGCTGGGTGTCACCGCCCATGCGGTGGGCACCTCGGTGGCGCTGCAAGAGGGTGATGAATGTGGTGCATTCGCCGCGTTGGCGATGAGCCTGATGGGCGTGGCGACCGCGGTGTTCCTGCCGCTGGCCGTCAGCGTGATTGCTTGA
- a CDS encoding bifunctional DedA family/phosphatase PAP2 family protein, with protein sequence MGQWLDSLTVWLSANPEWLGVAIFIIACIECLAIAGIIVPGTVLLFGVAVAAGSGALSLGHTLLLGFLGGLLGDAMSYAIGKYFHQNIRRLPLLRSHPEWIGGAETYFHRYGIASLLVGRFIGPLRPMLPMVAGMFDMPLPRFIAVSLVAAAGWSAAYLLPGWATGAAMRLPLPEHFWPQAGVVAAGLALLLGLSLNSSIRDRRYGTRMISGLCLATLIALFLGWPWLHDFDQGVMTLVQEHRSQALDGTVVLVTRLGDFRTQFFLGGLLTGLLLLMRQWRHALFAGAALIGTAIGNGTLKWLFARARPEVLTDPLTSYSMPSGHSSASFAFFLVLAVLAGRGQPPRMRLTWILLGCIPALSIALSRVYLGAHWPTDILAGALLACCVCALSLTLVQHRQPLPAMPLRVWWLVLPACIALLGFFALYALPDAVARYQY encoded by the coding sequence ATGGGCCAATGGCTCGACAGCCTCACCGTCTGGCTCAGCGCCAACCCCGAATGGCTCGGCGTTGCGATCTTCATCATCGCCTGCATCGAATGCCTGGCGATTGCCGGCATCATCGTTCCTGGCACCGTGCTGCTGTTCGGCGTTGCCGTGGCCGCCGGCAGCGGTGCGCTGAGCCTGGGCCACACGCTGCTGCTGGGTTTCCTCGGCGGGCTCCTGGGCGACGCAATGTCCTACGCCATCGGCAAGTACTTCCACCAGAACATTCGCCGCCTGCCGCTGCTGCGCAGTCACCCGGAGTGGATCGGCGGTGCGGAAACCTATTTCCACCGCTATGGCATCGCCAGTTTGCTGGTCGGTCGCTTCATCGGCCCGTTGCGGCCCATGCTGCCGATGGTCGCCGGCATGTTCGACATGCCGCTGCCGCGCTTCATCGCTGTCAGCCTGGTGGCCGCAGCCGGGTGGTCGGCAGCCTACCTGCTGCCGGGCTGGGCCACCGGTGCGGCGATGCGCCTGCCCTTGCCTGAACACTTCTGGCCACAGGCCGGGGTGGTTGCCGCGGGCCTTGCGCTGCTGCTGGGACTGAGCCTGAACAGCAGCATCCGCGACCGCCGCTACGGCACGCGGATGATCAGCGGCCTGTGCCTGGCAACGTTGATTGCGCTATTTCTCGGCTGGCCGTGGCTGCACGACTTCGATCAGGGCGTGATGACCCTGGTTCAGGAACACCGCAGCCAGGCACTGGACGGCACTGTGGTGCTGGTCACGCGGTTGGGCGACTTCCGTACCCAGTTCTTCCTTGGCGGGCTGCTGACCGGCCTGTTGCTGCTGATGCGGCAATGGCGCCATGCCCTGTTCGCCGGCGCCGCGCTGATTGGCACGGCGATCGGCAACGGCACGCTCAAATGGCTGTTCGCCCGCGCCCGTCCGGAGGTGCTGACCGATCCACTGACCAGCTACAGCATGCCTAGTGGCCACAGTTCGGCGTCGTTCGCCTTCTTCCTGGTGCTGGCGGTGCTCGCCGGACGCGGCCAGCCGCCACGCATGCGCCTGACCTGGATACTGCTGGGCTGCATACCGGCGCTGTCGATTGCCTTGTCGCGGGTCTACCTGGGCGCGCACTGGCCGACCGACATCCTCGCCGGCGCGCTGCTGGCGTGCTGCGTCTGCGCCCTCAGCCTGACCCTGGTGCAGCATCGCCAGCCATTGCCGGCCATGCCGCTGCGTGTCTGGTGGCTGGTGTTGCCCGCGTGCATTGCGCTGCTGGGCTTTTTTGCCCTGTATGCCTTGCCCGATGCGGTGGCGCGCTATCAATACTGA
- a CDS encoding CidA/LrgA family protein, with product MLLRGLTWLVLFQLLGTAINHLLLPMLPGPIIGLLLLLAWLISRGEVAQPLSEASSSLLRYLPLLLVPPAVGVMVYARDIAADFWAIVGALVLSCLLTLVLVGVLMQKLIHRQAARKEQP from the coding sequence ATGCTGTTGCGTGGATTGACCTGGCTGGTGCTGTTCCAGTTGTTGGGGACGGCGATCAATCACCTGCTGTTGCCCATGCTGCCGGGGCCGATCATTGGTCTGCTGTTGCTGCTCGCCTGGTTGATCAGCCGTGGCGAAGTGGCCCAGCCGCTGAGCGAGGCTTCATCCAGCCTGCTGCGCTACCTGCCATTGCTGCTGGTGCCGCCAGCGGTGGGGGTGATGGTCTACGCCAGGGACATCGCCGCCGATTTCTGGGCCATCGTCGGCGCGCTGGTGCTGTCGTGCCTGCTGACCCTGGTGCTGGTCGGTGTGCTGATGCAAAAGCTCATCCATCGCCAGGCCGCACGCAAGGAGCAGCCATGA
- the mrdA gene encoding penicillin-binding protein 2 yields the protein MSQPIRLKDHEKDARLVRNRVVVGAVAIMLLICVLIVRLYYLQVIQYDYHSTLSENNRVHVQPIPPTRGLIYDRNGVIIADNRPSFSLSMTRERAGGDWQQVLDTIVEVLKLSEDDRVLFEKRMRQGRRPFEPVPILFELNEDQIARIAVNQFRLPGVEVVAQLVRHYPQGAHFAHSVGYVGRINEKELKTLDPVNYSGTHHIGKTGIERFYEDSLHGQVGYEEVETNARGRVLRVLKRTDPKPGKDIVLSLDIKLQEAAEAALGGRRGAVVALDPRTGEVLAMVSQPSFDPNLFVTGISFKAYAELRDSIDRPLFNRVLRGLYPPGSTIKPAVAIAGLDSGVVNAGSRVFDPGYYQLPNYDHKYRNWNRSGDGWVDLDAAIMRSNDTYFYDLAHKMGIDRLSSYMNKFGIGQRVSLDMFEESAGLMPSREWKRATRRQAWFPGETLILGIGQGYMQATPLQLAQATALIANKGVWNRPHLAKTIEGQPPVDENPMEDIVLRDKSDWAKVTHGMEQVMHNARGTARKAALGAQYRIAGKSGTAQVVAIRQGEKYDRNKLQERHRDHALFVAFAPAEKPEIVISVMVENGESGSGVAAPVVRQIMDAWLLDEHGRLKSGAVPATVAEETAP from the coding sequence ATGTCGCAGCCGATCCGCCTCAAGGACCACGAGAAAGACGCCCGCTTGGTGCGCAACCGCGTCGTGGTCGGTGCCGTGGCGATCATGCTGCTCATCTGCGTGTTGATCGTTCGGCTGTATTACCTGCAGGTGATCCAGTACGACTATCACTCGACGCTGTCGGAGAACAATCGGGTGCACGTGCAGCCGATTCCGCCGACCCGCGGGCTGATCTACGACCGCAACGGCGTGATCATCGCTGACAACCGGCCCAGCTTCAGCCTCAGCATGACCCGTGAACGGGCTGGCGGTGACTGGCAGCAGGTGCTCGACACCATCGTCGAGGTGCTCAAGCTCAGCGAAGACGACCGCGTGCTGTTCGAGAAGCGCATGCGTCAGGGGCGCCGGCCGTTCGAGCCGGTGCCGATTCTGTTCGAGCTCAACGAAGACCAGATCGCCCGCATTGCGGTGAACCAGTTCCGCCTGCCTGGGGTGGAAGTGGTCGCGCAGTTGGTGCGGCACTACCCGCAGGGCGCGCATTTCGCCCATTCGGTGGGGTATGTCGGGCGCATCAACGAGAAAGAGCTCAAGACCCTCGACCCGGTCAACTACAGCGGCACCCACCACATCGGCAAGACCGGCATCGAGCGCTTCTACGAAGACTCGCTGCATGGTCAGGTGGGCTACGAAGAGGTCGAGACCAACGCCCGCGGCCGCGTGCTGCGGGTGCTTAAACGCACCGACCCCAAGCCCGGCAAGGACATCGTCCTGAGCCTGGACATCAAGCTGCAAGAGGCCGCCGAGGCGGCGCTGGGCGGCCGCCGTGGCGCGGTGGTGGCGCTCGACCCGCGCACCGGCGAGGTGCTGGCGATGGTCAGCCAGCCAAGCTTCGACCCCAACCTGTTCGTCACCGGCATCAGCTTCAAGGCCTACGCCGAGCTGCGCGATTCGATCGACCGACCGCTGTTCAACCGCGTGCTGCGCGGGCTGTATCCGCCTGGCTCGACCATCAAGCCGGCCGTGGCCATCGCCGGCCTCGACAGCGGCGTGGTCAACGCCGGCAGCCGGGTGTTCGACCCCGGCTACTACCAACTGCCCAACTACGACCACAAGTACCGCAACTGGAACCGCAGCGGCGATGGCTGGGTCGACCTGGACGCGGCGATCATGCGCTCCAACGACACCTATTTCTACGATCTGGCGCACAAGATGGGCATTGATCGCCTGTCGTCCTACATGAACAAGTTCGGCATCGGCCAGCGCGTGTCGCTGGACATGTTCGAAGAATCCGCCGGGCTGATGCCTTCCCGTGAATGGAAACGCGCCACCCGCCGCCAAGCCTGGTTCCCCGGGGAAACCCTGATTCTGGGCATCGGCCAGGGCTACATGCAGGCCACGCCGCTGCAACTGGCCCAGGCCACGGCGCTGATCGCCAACAAGGGTGTGTGGAATCGTCCGCATCTGGCCAAGACCATCGAAGGTCAGCCGCCGGTGGATGAAAATCCCATGGAGGACATCGTCTTGCGTGACAAGTCCGACTGGGCCAAGGTCACCCATGGCATGGAGCAGGTGATGCACAACGCCCGTGGCACTGCGCGCAAGGCCGCGCTCGGCGCGCAGTACCGCATCGCTGGCAAGAGCGGCACGGCGCAGGTGGTCGCCATCCGCCAGGGCGAGAAGTACGACCGCAACAAATTGCAGGAACGCCACCGTGACCATGCCCTGTTCGTCGCCTTCGCCCCAGCGGAGAAACCCGAGATCGTCATTTCGGTGATGGTCGAGAACGGCGAATCCGGCTCTGGCGTCGCCGCGCCTGTGGTACGTCAGATCATGGATGCCTGGCTGCTCGATGAACACGGTCGGCTCAAGTCCGGCGCCGTGCCTGCCACCGTTGCCGAGGAGACGGCCCCGTGA
- a CDS encoding C13 family peptidase, whose product MRPLLPLALLLLLAACGEGEPLSPPDARLPDGGRYRGEVVNGLLQGQGRIDYPNGSFYQGGFHDGQWQGDGEWHGSHGEVYRGQFKGGLFHGLGDLTTPGSHYSGTFEGGRRSGEGTLKQNDQLYRGQFKDDQYQGAGELQMADGSRYQGLFSQGKPNGAGVRSDASGNQFSGTFVDGQLQGSGTFDSVEGEQYIGEFKDNRLQGRGRYENADGDVWIGTFKDGALVGDGELLGADGSHYKGQFRDWRFAGKGHLQLPDGSHYRGGFDNDAYEGQGRLTHADGRVEAGLWRNGVRVRDDQGHALPDPLDLALLDQGRLLDDALAHVPPSDKAVQLYSLVVAGDGQQSVFMREADYVSNLLKVRFGASGQVTLVNHRDSMTTRPMATRESISRAAQTLAERSDADDLLFIYLTTHGSADHQLVLDQPRLQLADLTADELVSALAPLKKRNKVIVISACYSGGYIEPLKDAHTLIMTAARPDRVSFGCSEEADFTYFGDALFAQALNQTDDLEQAFELARASVAEREQREGFEASEPQLWAPAAVLEHWQRLRRQQAEQALGEQAHVTGQAKEKRSQSH is encoded by the coding sequence ATGCGCCCACTGCTGCCACTCGCCTTGCTCCTGCTGCTCGCTGCCTGCGGCGAAGGCGAGCCGCTGTCGCCACCCGATGCTCGCCTGCCTGATGGCGGCCGTTATCGCGGCGAGGTGGTCAATGGCCTGCTGCAGGGCCAAGGGCGTATCGACTACCCCAACGGCAGTTTCTACCAAGGCGGCTTTCACGACGGCCAATGGCAGGGCGACGGGGAATGGCACGGTAGCCACGGTGAGGTGTATCGCGGCCAGTTCAAGGGCGGGTTGTTTCATGGCCTGGGCGATCTGACCACCCCGGGCAGCCACTACAGCGGCACCTTCGAGGGCGGGCGGCGCTCCGGTGAAGGCACCCTCAAGCAGAACGACCAGCTCTACCGTGGGCAATTCAAGGACGATCAATACCAAGGCGCCGGCGAGTTGCAGATGGCCGACGGCAGCCGCTACCAGGGCCTGTTCAGCCAAGGCAAACCCAATGGCGCCGGCGTGCGCAGCGATGCCAGCGGCAACCAGTTCAGCGGCACCTTCGTCGACGGCCAGTTGCAAGGCAGCGGCACCTTCGACAGCGTCGAGGGCGAGCAGTACATCGGCGAATTCAAGGACAACCGCCTGCAAGGCCGTGGCCGTTATGAAAATGCCGACGGCGATGTCTGGATCGGCACCTTCAAGGATGGCGCGCTGGTCGGTGACGGCGAACTGCTTGGCGCCGATGGCAGCCATTACAAAGGCCAGTTCCGCGACTGGCGCTTTGCCGGCAAGGGCCACCTGCAACTGCCCGACGGCAGCCACTACCGCGGCGGCTTCGATAACGATGCGTATGAAGGTCAGGGTCGCCTGACCCACGCTGACGGCCGTGTCGAAGCGGGGCTGTGGCGCAATGGTGTGCGCGTGCGCGATGACCAGGGCCACGCGCTGCCCGACCCGCTGGATCTGGCCCTGCTCGATCAGGGTCGCTTGCTCGACGACGCGCTGGCGCACGTGCCGCCCTCAGACAAGGCGGTGCAGCTGTACAGCCTGGTGGTGGCGGGCGACGGGCAACAGAGCGTGTTCATGCGCGAGGCCGATTACGTTAGCAATCTGCTCAAGGTGCGCTTCGGCGCCAGCGGGCAAGTGACCCTGGTCAATCATCGCGACAGCATGACCACCCGGCCCATGGCCACCCGCGAGAGCATCAGCCGCGCCGCGCAGACCCTGGCCGAGCGCAGCGACGCTGACGACCTGCTGTTCATCTACCTGACCACCCACGGCAGCGCCGACCACCAGCTGGTACTCGACCAACCGCGCCTGCAACTGGCCGACCTCACCGCCGACGAACTGGTCAGCGCCCTGGCACCGCTGAAAAAACGCAACAAGGTCATCGTCATCTCGGCCTGCTATTCGGGCGGTTACATCGAACCGTTGAAAGATGCCCACACCCTGATCATGACTGCGGCGCGGCCTGATCGGGTCTCGTTCGGCTGCTCGGAAGAAGCTGACTTCACCTATTTCGGCGATGCCCTGTTCGCCCAGGCACTGAACCAGACCGACGACCTCGAACAGGCGTTTGAACTGGCCCGCGCCAGCGTTGCCGAACGAGAACAGCGCGAAGGCTTCGAAGCCTCCGAACCTCAGCTCTGGGCGCCCGCTGCAGTGCTTGAACACTGGCAACGCCTGCGCCGCCAGCAAGCCGAACAGGCGCTGGGCGAACAGGCGCACGTCACCGGCCAGGCAAAGGAAAAACGCTCACAGAGCCACTAA